A part of Haloarchaeobius sp. HME9146 genomic DNA contains:
- a CDS encoding MFS transporter: MQSLFGNRDFARLFAGRVVTNIGDSLYFVAAMWLVYDLTGNAAFSGVAGFLVLAPAALQAFAGPLVDRWNLRHVLVGTQLVQGTIILALPVAAHFGHLSVWLVLTVMPLLSLLNQLVYPAQSAALPRIVDDDELVQANSLFSLAYQGVDSVANAAGGVLIAVVGATTLFVVDSVTFAAAALLFATVTIPAADADTGQSAEAGAAAGSEQGEADDAPAGPAVTDGGDPDGDDDSGYLADLREGVAYIRGTLLVPVMLGAAFVNFAAGGSIFAAMPAFADTFGGAGAYGVLMAAVSAGSFVGAFGASRMDDRPFGWTSILAFALGGCFWLLAVAAAASTGNLAVTVCLFALSFVPIGVSNVLLTSMVQSVVPEHLLGRVSGVLGSAASVSIPFGALFGGAITEALGPYVIFAVGGLGLLVLALYWTANAGLRELPAVAAIETFEPAGGQ; the protein is encoded by the coding sequence ATGCAATCGCTCTTCGGGAACCGCGACTTCGCCCGGCTGTTCGCCGGTCGTGTCGTAACGAACATTGGCGACAGCCTGTACTTCGTGGCGGCGATGTGGCTCGTCTACGACCTGACAGGCAACGCCGCTTTCTCCGGTGTCGCCGGCTTCCTCGTCCTCGCCCCGGCTGCCCTGCAGGCGTTCGCCGGGCCCCTCGTGGACCGCTGGAACCTCCGGCACGTCCTCGTCGGCACCCAGCTCGTGCAGGGGACCATCATCCTCGCGCTGCCGGTCGCCGCGCACTTTGGCCACCTCTCGGTCTGGCTCGTCCTGACCGTGATGCCGCTGCTCTCGCTGTTGAACCAGCTCGTCTACCCGGCCCAGTCGGCCGCACTGCCCCGCATCGTCGACGACGACGAGCTGGTGCAGGCGAACTCGCTGTTCTCGCTGGCGTACCAGGGCGTCGACTCCGTGGCCAACGCGGCCGGCGGCGTCCTCATCGCGGTGGTCGGTGCGACCACCCTGTTCGTCGTCGACTCCGTCACCTTCGCGGCCGCGGCGCTCCTGTTCGCGACGGTGACCATCCCGGCCGCCGACGCAGACACCGGGCAGTCGGCTGAGGCAGGCGCAGCAGCCGGGAGTGAGCAGGGTGAGGCCGACGACGCACCCGCCGGCCCCGCCGTCACGGACGGTGGCGACCCCGATGGCGACGACGATTCAGGCTACCTCGCCGACCTCCGCGAGGGTGTGGCGTACATCCGCGGGACGCTCCTCGTCCCGGTGATGCTCGGGGCCGCATTCGTCAACTTCGCCGCAGGGGGGTCCATCTTCGCCGCGATGCCCGCCTTCGCGGATACCTTCGGCGGGGCCGGTGCCTACGGGGTGCTCATGGCCGCGGTCTCTGCAGGCTCGTTCGTCGGTGCATTCGGTGCGAGCCGGATGGACGACCGCCCGTTCGGCTGGACCTCCATCCTCGCGTTCGCGCTCGGCGGCTGCTTCTGGCTGCTCGCGGTGGCCGCGGCCGCCTCCACCGGGAACCTCGCCGTGACGGTGTGCCTGTTCGCCCTCTCGTTCGTCCCCATCGGCGTCAGCAACGTGTTGCTCACCTCGATGGTCCAGTCGGTCGTCCCCGAGCACCTGCTCGGTCGGGTGTCGGGCGTCCTCGGGAGCGCCGCGTCCGTGTCCATCCCGTTCGGTGCCCTGTTCGGCGGTGCGATCACCGAGGCGCTCGGCCCCTACGTCATCTTCGCCGTGGGTGGCCTCGGACTGCTCGTCCTTGCATTGTACTGGACCGCGAACGCGGGCCTGCGTGAGCTCCCCGCGGTCGCCGCCATCGAGACGTTCGAACCGGCCGGTGGCCAGTGA
- a CDS encoding pre-rRNA-processing protein PNO1 codes for MQHVKIPQDRIGVLIGEGGETMRRIENRAGVRLDIDSENGSVAIEQVGDPIDALKGPDIVQAIGRGFPPEDALSLLDDEMRMFDLIDIDAAARNKRDLKRKKGRLIGENGRTRELMEELTGSSVVIYGSTMGVIGGPEQVQIVREAAERILDGAPHGSVYSFLERKHNELKRKGMNFHRYPGGT; via the coding sequence ATGCAGCACGTGAAGATTCCGCAGGACCGCATCGGCGTGCTGATCGGTGAAGGCGGCGAGACGATGCGACGGATCGAGAACCGGGCCGGTGTCAGACTCGACATCGACTCCGAGAACGGCTCCGTCGCGATCGAGCAGGTGGGTGACCCCATCGACGCGCTGAAAGGCCCGGACATCGTCCAGGCCATCGGCCGTGGCTTCCCGCCCGAGGATGCGCTCTCGTTGCTCGACGACGAGATGCGCATGTTCGACCTCATCGACATCGACGCCGCAGCGCGGAACAAGCGAGACCTGAAGCGAAAGAAGGGCCGGCTCATCGGCGAGAACGGTCGGACCCGAGAACTGATGGAGGAACTCACCGGCTCCAGCGTCGTCATCTACGGCTCGACGATGGGGGTCATCGGTGGGCCCGAACAGGTCCAGATCGTCCGGGAAGCCGCCGAACGCATCCTCGACGGAGCCCCACACGGCTCGGTGTACTCGTTCCTCGAACGCAAGCACAACGAACTGAAGCGCAAGGGCATGAACTTCCACCGCTACCCCGGTGGGACCTGA